In one window of Arachis ipaensis cultivar K30076 chromosome B06, Araip1.1, whole genome shotgun sequence DNA:
- the LOC107647404 gene encoding uncharacterized protein LOC107647404 produces MASEYIYVVIYPNGEISYTGEGVTFMCDDPLWIMISPQSCLQQLKNIILMNTGLIGKKEISTVIYRMPVAVANSFTYQKMHIKSDQHVSMMFSYHRSIGSIYSMELCVKLQDVGGSSSSSNNVEEMRNSGAGEGIPFLDIGRGRSPSFNAFVAPAQNTEIPDRRPFPNVHVAYPEGMADGLADSSEEDEIENDSGEEAEVVPETQPVQGDRVIPSVVEPINVARVGALSSGTPDHYLHLSLGPMNSTNAEDIPSNYGLTGEMELEVGLKFLTKDAAMLAVKNYNIRRSAEFKVVESDHTRYVCRCKLFGDQCSWMVRVAKTRASKFWEVQKYQGPHTCLASATSQDHAQLDSNVICQHIFPMVQADTTICIKVLQGSVESAY; encoded by the coding sequence ATGGCATCTGAATATATTTATGTGGTTATATATCCCAATGGTGAAATTTCGTATACAGGTGAGGGAGTGACCTTTATGTGTGATGATCCACTTTGGATAATGATTTCTCCACAGTCCTGTCTACAGCAACTTAAAAATATTATTCTGATGAACACTGGGCTGATTGGAAAAAAGGAGATCAGTACGGTCATTTACAGGATGCCCGTTGCTGTAGCTAATTCGTTTACATATCAGAAGATGCATATCAAATCCGATCAGCACGTGTCGATGATGTTTTCATATCATCGCAGCATCGGAAGCATCTATTCGATGGAACTCTGCGTGAAGCTCCAAGATGTGGGGGGCAGCTCATCTAGTTCGAATAACGTGGAGGAAATGCGAAATTCCGGTGCTGGTGAAGGCATTCCATTTTTGGACATAGGTAGGGGTCGTAGTCCGTCCTTTAATGCCTTCGTGGCCCCCGCCCAGAATACAGAAATACCTGACCGACGTCCATTCCCGAATGTCCATGTTGCATATCCGGAAGGAATGGCCGACGGGTTGGCTGACTCATCTGAGGAAGACGAGATTGAGAATGATAGTGGAGAGGAAGCAGAGGTTGTTCCGGAAACCCAACCGGTTCAGGGCGATAGGGTCATCCCAAGTGTTGTTGAACCGATCAATGTTGCAAGGGTCGGAGCTCTTTCCAGCGGCACCCCCGACCATTACCTGCACCTCAGTCTTGGTCCAATGAACTCGACAAATGCAGAGGACATACCCAGTAACTATGGTTTGACAGGTGAAATGGAGCTAGAGGTTGGCCTGAAATTCCTGACTAAGGATGCAGCAATGCTTGCTGTTAAGAACTACAACATACGTCGAAGTGCGGAATTCAAAGTAGTGGAGTCAGATCATACCAGGTATGTTTGTCGATGCAAACTTTTTGGTGACCAATGTTCCTGGATGGTGAGGGTTGCAAAGACAAGGGCGTCCAAATTTTGGGAAGTTCAAAAATACCAAGGGCCTCACACTTGTTTGGCGTCCGCGACTTCGCAAGATCATGCTCAACTGGATTCAAATGTCATATGCCAGCACATATTCCCCATGGTTCAAGCAGACACAACCATTTGCATAAAGGTGTTGCAGGGATCCGTGGAGTCGGCATACTGA
- the LOC107647405 gene encoding uncharacterized protein LOC107647405, translated as MVWLAKQKAIARIYGDWDDSYNQLQRYFNALQTFVPAPRCGGSSSSSNNVEEMRNSGAGEGIPFLDIGRGRSPSFNAFVAPAQNTEIPDRRPFPNVHVAYPEGMADGLADSSEEDEIENDSGEEAEVVPETQPVQGDRVIPSVVEPINVARVGGLSSGTPDHYLHLSLGPMNSTNAEDIPSNYGLAGEMELEVGLKFLTKDAAMLAVKNYNIRRSAEFKVVESDHTRYVCRCKLFGDQCSWVVRVAKTRASRFWEVRKYQGPHTCLASATSQDHAQLDSNVICQHIFPMVQADATICIKVLQGSVESAYGYKVSYKKVWLAKQKAMARIYGDWDDSYNQLQRYFNALQTFVPGTIVDLQTRPYYVGNTLDRDSVMFHQVFWSFPSCVEAFKHCKPLVSVDGTHLYGKYMGTLLMGIAQDGNNNILPIAFALVERENTDAWYFFLTNLRRHVATQPDVLLISDRHAAIKAALEREGCGWEHNVYCVRHIASNFATNFKSKEAKRHLVSAAYSKTQEQAQYYLELISAEDPATSPAMMAWIRGLEPPKWLQHRDEGRRYGHMTTNLSECINSVMKGTRNLPVCAIVKSTYHRLNALFVQKGQQAEAQLACGQMFSQFLQKAILANREGVTQMLVISHDRATSIFTVDEIAGIGSQSRFRVYLQQRRCDCGYFQALHYPCAHALAACAHARLDWQSYVDDMYRVENVFRVYQMEFPPLPDEEVWPPHEGQLLRPNPHLRRSMDGRPVSTRIRNEMDDVEPGPGKRCGICRQPGHTRRHCPHVTGT; from the exons ATGGTTTGGCTAGCGAAGCAAAAGGCAATAGCGAGAATCTATGGAGACTGGGATGATTCTTATAACCAGTTACAGAGATACTTCAATGCGTTGCAAACCTTTGTTCCAG CTCCAAGATGTGGGGGCAGCTCATCTAGTTCGAATAACGTGGAGGAAATGCGAAATTCCGGTGCTGGTGAAGGCATTCCATTTTTGGACATAGGTAGGGGTCGTAGTCCGTCCTTTAATGCCTTCGTGGCCCCCGCCCAGAATACAGAAATACCTGACCGACGTCCCTTCCCGAATGTCCATGTTGCATATCCGGAAGGAATGGCCGACGGGTTGGCTGACTCATCTGAGGAAGACGAGATTGAGAATGATAGTGGAGAGGAAGCAGAGGTTGTTCCGGAAACCCAACCGGTTCAGGGCGATAGGGTCATCCCAAGTGTTGTTGAACCGATCAATGTTGCAAGGGTCGGAGGTCTTTCGAGCGGCACCCCCGACCATTACCTGCACCTCAGTCTTGGTCCAATGAACTCGACAAATGCAGAGGACATACCCAGTAACTATGGTTTGGCAGGTGAAATGGAGCTAGAGGTTGGCTTGAAATTCCTGACTAAGGATGCGGCAATGCTTGCTGTTAAGAACTACAACATACGTCGAAGTGCGGAATTCAAAGTAGTGGAGTCAGATCATACCAGGTATGTTTGTCGCTGCAAACTTTTTGGTGACCAATGTTCCTGGGTGGTGAGGGTTGCGAAGACGAGGGCGTCGAGATTTTGGGAAGTCCGAAAATACCAAGGGCCTCACACTTGTTTGGCGTCCGCAACCTCACAAGATCATGCTCAACTGGATTCAAATGTCATATGCCAGCACATATTCCCCATGGTTCAAGCAGACGCAACGATTTGCATAAAAGTGTTGCAGGGGTCCGTGGAGTCGGCATACGGATACAAGGTGTCTTACAAAAAGGTTTGGCTAGCAAAGCAAAAGGCAATGGCGAGAATCTATGGAGACTGGGATGATTCTTATAACCAGTTACAGAGATACTTCAATGCGTTGCAAACCTTTGTTCCAG GGACAATTGTTGACCTACAAACCCGACCATACTACGTGGGGAACACTCTTGATCGTGATAGCGTCATGTTTCACCAAGTATTCTGGTCATTCCCATCGTGTGTCGAGGCATTCAAGCACTGCAAGCCTCTAGTTTCGGTTGATGGAACACACCTGTATGGTAAGTACATGGGTACCTTGCTGATGGGAATAGCACAGGACGGAAACAACAACATTCTTCCCATAGCCTTCGCGCTAGTGGAACGGGAGAACACAGATGCATGGTACTTCTTTCTGACCAACTTAAGGAGACATGTGGCTACGCAACCAGATGTTCTACTGATCTCTGACAGGCATGCGGCCATAAAGGCTGCGCTGGAGCGAGAGGGTTGTGGCTGGGAACACAATGTTTACTGTGTCCGACACATTGCGTCCAATTTCGCAACAAACTTCAAGAGTAAAGAAGCCAAAAGACATCTTGTTAGCGCTGCATACTCGAAGACCCAAGAGCAGGCACAGTACTACCTAGAGTTAATCAGCGCGGAGGATCCGGCCACGTCCCCGGCAATGATGGCTTGGATAAGAGGGTTAGAGCCACCGAAATGGCTCCAACACCGGGATGAGGGGCGCCGATATGGTCACATGACAACGAACCTTTCTGAGTGTATTAACTCTGTGATGAAGGGCACTCGTAACCTTCCGGTGTGTGCAATTGTCAAGTCCACGTACCACCGTCTAAATGCATTGTTTGTCCAGAAGGGTCAGCAGGCAGAAGCACAGCTTGCATGTGGCCAGATGTTCTCCCAGTTCTTGCAAAAGGCAATACTTGCCAACAGGGAGGGAGTCACGCAGATGCTTGTCATATCGCACGACAGGGCGACATCGATCTTCACCGTCGATGAGATAGCCGGCATAGGGTCTCAATCTAGGTTCAGAGTATACCTCCAGCAAAGACGGTGCGACTGCGGCTACTTCCAGGCATTGCACTACCCATGTGCCCATGCGCTTGCAGCATGTGCCCATGCTAGGCTTGATTGGCAATCATATGTCGATGATATGTATCGGGTCGAAAATGTCTTCCGGGTATATCAGATGGAGTTTCCCCCCTTGCCGGATGAGGAAGTGTGGCCACCCCACGAAGGACAACTTCTCCGTCCTAATCCCCACCTGCGACGATCGATGGATGGCCGACCTGTGTCAACAAGAATTCGGAATGAGATGGACGACGTAGAGCCTGGACCGGGAAAGCGATGTGGAATTTGCAGGCAACCGGGGCATACTAGGAGACATTGTCCTCATGTCACTGGCACTTAG